From the Bacillus horti genome, the window AGGGCTTGCTGCACATTCCAAAGATAAGACTGGTGGGGCTCCTGGCGATAGGATTCAAGAGCATTGATAGCACCGATAATGGATTTGCTTATTTGCTCTACCCCATTTTTAGCCGTTCCATTCTCCCATGAGTCCGTAATACCTTTTCCTAATTGTAGAAATTGACGATGGCTCAGTTGTAGCTTCTCCCACTGCTGACTAGTGATTGGAGTAGCTCCTTCTACTCTATCAATGCTAGCCTTAGAAGTTAACTGAAATAATTCTTCACCTTGTGCTAGGAACGCTGCAAGCTGCTTAGCTTGCCCTTCTGACAAGGAAAGGTTACCTGGCTCGGTCACATTCCAATCCTTCACGTAAATTTCATAGTTTTGACTCTCGTAATACTGACCTATTTTCTGCGCCTCTTCCTTTGAATCCGCAATTCCAACAAGCAATTGAAAAGGTGCTTGTTCTCCTCTTATGATACCAGGATATCCATCGGCTAATAATTGCTGAAGCATAACCTCAGCTGCTTGTTTCTCAGAGAATGCCCCAGCTTGAACAACATGATAACTTTTAATAGGGAGTTGCACATTTCCTATATTAATTGAACCAGTAGGAGAAGTTACAGAAGGATTTATTAAGAGGTCTGACTGATCTTTTGGAGTGCTATGACTAGGGCTTCCGTTCTGATTCATGCTGCCACTTGATTGCTGTCCCTCTCCGTTAGCTGATTGTGAAATAGAAGGAGATTGACCAGGTCCATTATGTGCTTCTCCCTGAGGCTCTGACAAATTAGAAAAAACAGCTAGGACGGAAAGACCTAGAAGAATGCCAAGCACGATGGCAGACCCGGCTACCATTATTAATTTGGTGCTCTGCCCTAATGCTGGCATTTTCTTTTTAGGTTTATGATAGCGCTTAGGTAATGGCGCGCTTGTACGATAGGAATGAGTGGTTGTGGATTCATCAAATCGATTTACATACAAAGGTTGATCCGTCAGCTTCAAACCATTCTCAAGCTCATGTTCCCGTGAGAAACGGAATGGGGGATCGATAGATGGCATATAAGTTGACGGTTCATCCCATTTTTCATGATTAAGAACATCCACTGATTCTTGGCCAAAGGAAATTTTATCCTCTGTGTTAGAAGGGAAGTCCCATTCTATTTCAGGGAGGGATGAATATTGTGGAGAAAACTCTTTTTCTGGTATGGGCTGCTTATTAGAAGAATGATCAATGTTCGACTTCATACGCTCTTCGTTAAAGCGAAAGGACATTTGATTCTTTTTCTTTTCCATGATAATCACTCCTTCATTCTGCTCTCCTTTCTACTCTATGAAAAAATAAGAGATTTAGAACTGTTTCTATTGTTCTATAGGAGCAGAATACTGGAGGATCACTGAAAAAGTGGATGCTACCATTGACGATACCAATCCCAAATTACACTTCCATATAAATAAGAGACAAATGCTCCAAAGGCAATAAATGGACCAAAAATCAGAGATTCCTTACGACTTTTCTTTTTAGCTAGAATTAAAGCCATTCCACAAATTGCGGCTAAAAATGAAGCGATAAATAAGCTCATCAACGTATACCACGGACCTAAGACAAATCCAATTGCTGTGTACAGCTTAATATCTCCTCCTCCCATACCACCTCTACTGAAGACCGCAATCAATAAAAGGAGAAGAAAGCCTACACCCGCTCCTAAGTAATAAAACAAAATAGAATGTTCGCCAATAAAAATCCGTAGAAAAGCAAAAAGAGCAATGGCGGGTAAAGTAACTTTATCTAAAATCAATCCACTTCTCATATCTGTCAGTACAGAAAGAGCAAGCACAATCACTAAACCTATTCCAAGAATTAGTTCCCAAGAAACCCCGATCTGTAAATAAGCTAAATAAATGGAGAAAGTTATCAGCAATTCGCTGGTCGGATAAAAAGGAGAGGAATGAAATGAACAAGAGGGGCAAGAATAAGGAGACAGCAGCTGACGCATTTGACTGATATGATTGAAAGAAGGAAGGGCTTGTTTACATTGGAGACAATGAGAAGGGAGGGAAAAAAGAGCTTTTTTATGCAGCAAGCTTGTCCCCACTTTTGATAACAATGTAGCTAAAATAAAGCCACCTAATAGCACAAAAAGATCAAGCATTTTTCCTTCAACCTCCCCCTCAAATCCATATAAACTTTTACTTCAATCCCTTAACTGCTAGGTCAATAGCAAACTTCTAACCTCAGAAATAAAGTATAGAGAGCCTGTAAAAAACAACACGTTATCGGCATTGTTTTCGCTATCCTTATTTTGACTAGCATATTGCTGGTAATACTCCTGCCACTCTTCAGTTACAATCAGTTTAAAGCTCCAATTCCTTTTAGCACGCTTTAGCTCTTGAAGCTCCTCTATGGAATGAGCACGTGGAAAGGAAAAAGTGGTTACGATAACTCGCTCAACTAAGCCATTTAAGCAAGTAAGCATTTGCTCCAAATCCTTACCCTTTGAAGCTGCAAAAATAACTGTTACTGATTTATCTTTGTAGTAGCGCTGTAATGTATCTTGAAAAGCCTCCATTCCCTGCTGATTATGTGCTCCATCTATCAGCGTTAAAGGTTCGTCTTGTAGCTTTTCCATCCGTCCTATCCAGCTTGTTTGTTTTAATCCTTTATATAAGTCCTGTTCTTCCCACACCACAGCATAATACTGTTTCAGAACCTGCAAAGCCATAACAGCCAAAGCAGCATTATTGATTTGATGTGCCCCCATCATTGATAGACAAAGATCAGGATAAGAGGCAAACATTGACGAATAGGAGAAATACTGACTTTCCTCCGAAAATGACCCTTCCTTAACGTGGAAAGCTCCATTTAAAGCGTAGACAGTCGTCTTATTCTCTTTTGCCTTTTCATGAATAATCTCTAACAGACCTGCCTGCTGTATTCCGGTAACCAACGGGACTCCCGGCTTAATAATTCCTGCTTTTTCAAGAGTAATTTCCTCTAATGAATTCCCTAGAATATGCATATGATCATATCCTATGTTCGTAATGATACTCAGAATAGGTGTTACTACATTGGTAGAATCAAGCCTTCCACCTAAACCTACCTCCCAAAGTACGAAATCGGGGTAGCTTACGGTAGCAAAATAGAGGATAGCTAGCATTGTCACAACCTCAAATTCTGTTGGACCACCTAACTCTGATTGCTCAAGCTCCTTAGCCAATGGCTGAATACGTTGACACAGCTCTAGCAATGACTCATCAGGAATATCATGACCATTCAGCTGAATACGATTCTGGAACCTTTCTATATATGGCGACGTAAAAGCTCCTACATCAAATCCAGCTGTTTCTAAAACATGGCGTAAATAGGCTACTGTAGAGCCCTTGCCATTCGTTCCACCTATATGAATAAACTTCAATCTGCGTTCAGGATGACCTAGTTGCTCAAGCATCCATTCCATACGCTTTAGGCCAGGCTTTATCCCAAGCATGGTTAAGCTATGTATCCATTCAATGGCTTGCTCAGCCGACGTTAATTTGCTGTTCTGTTGTGTCATGTAAGTCCCTCTTTGTCCTCATATAACGTAGATGGTGATAACCAATCCCGTTTTAATATAGCATATAGCTTTAAATCATGAAACTGCTCCTTAGCGTACATCTGCTCTCTTAATATTCCTTCAAAAGTCATGCCTGCTTTTTGCATAACACGTTCTGATCCTACATTGCCCAGCATACACCTAGCTTCGATCCTATTTAATTCCATTTGTTCAAAGCCAAATTTTAATACAGCCTGAACCGCTTCAGACATAAAGCCCTTTCCCCAAAGCGGTCTAGCTATCGCATACGCAATCTCAGCTATGTGGTGCTGAGGCTTCCACCACACATAGCCACATGTACCAATCATTTTACGACTCTTTTTTTCTACAATGGCCCATTCATGAACCTGCTGTTTTTCTTGTAAGCTCAGATTATGCTCAATAAATCTCATCGTGTCATTAATGCTTTGATGAGCATGCCAAGTCGTATACAGAGATATTTCAGGATCTGATGTATATTCGAACATATCGTGTACATCCTTACGGGTCATATGTCTCAGAAGGAGTCTATCTGTTTCTAATGCTGGTAAATTGGCAAAAATCTTTTCAATTGCACCCACAAATTCTCCTCCTTATCTCGACCAAGTAGCTAGCTAAAGCTAGAGGAAACCGCTCACTTCCTCTAGCCAAGCGACTACTACTGCTTAAGCTCTAAAATACGTGCTCTTACCTGTTCGCGTTTCTCCTGATAATCCTGCTGTTTGCTTTTTTCCTCCTCCACAACGTGAGCAGGGGCTTTGGCTACAAAGCCTTGGTTAGATAATTTCTTTTCGATTCTTTCTACCTCTCCATCCAGCTTCTTAGCTTCTTTCTCCAGACGCTCAATTTCTTTATCTATATCAATTAATCCAGTTAGAGGGAGGTAGATCTCTGCTCCCTTAACAATCGCTGACATCGCTTTATCAGGAACAGGAAGATCCTGACTGATTTCAAGCTTTTCCGGGTTAGTCAGGCGACTAATCACACTTTGGCTGCGATTGAGATACGTTAGGCTATCTTCATTTGTAGCTTTTATCAATAATTCAATAGGCTTTCCTAGAGGTACATTAACCTCCGCTCTAATGTTACGAACAGCACGGATAACCGATGTTAATAGCTCCATTTCCTTCAACGCCTCTGGCTGAACAAAAGCTTGATTTTCCTTCGGCCAAGCTGCCACAGTAAGACTAACTCCTTCATGTGGAAGGTGCTGCCAAATTTCTTCCGTTAAGAAAGGCATAAATGGGTGCAGAAGGCGCAATGTTTGATCTAACGTATATGTTAAAACAGACTGTGTTTCTTTCTTTGATGCTGCATCCTCACCATACAATGGGATTTTGGCCATCTCAATATACCAATCACAGAGGTCATCCCAAATGAAATTATAAAGAACTCTACCTACCTCACCAAACTCGTAGACCTCAGCTAAACGTGTTACATCTTTCACCGTTTCATTTAAACGATGCAGAATCCATCTATTCGCCGTTGATAACTCACCACTAATATCAATATCTTCATACGTGAAACCTGAAAGATTCATAAGAGCAAAACGAGAGGCATTCCAAATTTTGTTAGCAAAGTTACGAGTCTGCTCTACCTTCTCCCAATGGAAGCGCAAATCATGTCCTGGAGAGCTGCCCGTAGCAAGCATAAAACGCAGGGCATCTGCACCGTACTGTTCAATCACATCCATAGGATCTACACCGTTCCCTAAGGATTTAGACATCTTACGTCCCTCTGAATCCCTGATTAATCCATGAATTAATACATCTTTAAACGGTCTTTGATCGGTAAATTCAAGAGCGGTGAAGATCATTCTAGCCACCCAGAAATAGATAATATCATAGCCTGTTACTAAAGCATCTGTAGGATAGTATCGCTTATAATCCGCACTATCTTCAGGCCATCCCATGGTAGAGAAAGGCCACAATCCAGAACTGAACCATGTGTCTAACACATCATGATCCTGTGTTAGATCTGTTGTTCCGTACTTCTCTTGAGCTATTTTCTTTGCCTCAGCCTCATCTCTAGCAACAATGACATCACCGTTTTCTGTATACCATGCAGGAATACGATGCCCCCACCAAAGCTGCCTTGAGATACACCAGTCACGTATATTCTCAATCCAGTGAAGATACGTTTTTTCAAAGCGATCAGGAACAAATTGAACCTTTCCTTCTCCCTTTTGAAGCTCAATCGCTTTTTCGGCTAAAGGCTTCATTTTAACAAACCATTGAGTAGACAGATAAGGCTCTACCACTGCCCCACTCCGTTCACTGTGACCAACGCTATGCATATGTTCCTCTATCTTGAATAGAACGCCCTGCTCCTGTAGATCCTTTATGATTTGTTTACGACATTCAAAACGATCTAATCCCTGGTATCCCGCCGCATTTTCATTCATTTTTCCACCTTCATCCATCACCAAAATCTGCTCCAGTTGATGACGATTTCCAATTTCAAAATCATTAGGGTCGTGTGCTGGTGTAATTTTTACAGCACCACTTCCAAATTCACGATCGACATACTCATCGGCAATGATTTCAATTTCTCGATTGGTGATAGGTAGGATAACCTTCTTCCCGATCATATTTTGGTATCTTTCGTCCTGTGGGTGAACAGCAACAGCCGTATCACCAAGCATGGTCTCAGGTCTTGTTGTAGCAACTTCAATATGTCCTGTACCGTCAGCTAAAGGATATTTTAAGTGGTAAAGGGCGCCCTGTACTTCCTTATATTCAACTTCAATATCAGAAAGAGCCGTTTTCGTTTGAGGATCCCAGTTGATGATATATTTTCCTCGATAAATAAGACCTTTTTCATATAGTTTTATAAAGACCTCTTTAACGGCTTGAGATAAGTGTTCATCTAGGGTAAATCGCTCTCTAGAATAGTCAACAGACAAACCCAATTTATACCATTGCTCCCGAATAGCGGTTGCATACTCTTCCTTCCAATCCCAAACCTGCTCCACAAAGCCTTCTCGTCCTAGGTCATATCTACTTTTTCCTTCTTCCTTCAGCTTTGCTTCAACCCGTGCTTGAGTAGCAATCCCAGCGTGGTCCATTCCCGGAAGCCAAAGAGCATCAAAGCCCTGCATTCGTTTCATGCGAATTAGGATATCCTGTAATGTCCCGTCCCAAGCATGCCCTAAGTGTAAACGACCTGTTACGTTCGGGGGTGGAATAACAATAGTGTACGGTTCCTTCTGTGGGTCATCCGCCGGTTTAAAAAAGCCTCCCTCAAGCCAATATTGATACCATTTAGCTTCTGCCGTTGAAGGATCATATTTTGTTGGCATCGCTAATTCGTCTTTTACGTTTTCACTCATTATTTTCATCTCCTCGTTTTTTTACAGCCTATTTCCTATTTCTCGGGCAATAAAAA encodes:
- a CDS encoding bifunctional folylpolyglutamate synthase/dihydrofolate synthase, with amino-acid sequence MTQQNSKLTSAEQAIEWIHSLTMLGIKPGLKRMEWMLEQLGHPERRLKFIHIGGTNGKGSTVAYLRHVLETAGFDVGAFTSPYIERFQNRIQLNGHDIPDESLLELCQRIQPLAKELEQSELGGPTEFEVVTMLAILYFATVSYPDFVLWEVGLGGRLDSTNVVTPILSIITNIGYDHMHILGNSLEEITLEKAGIIKPGVPLVTGIQQAGLLEIIHEKAKENKTTVYALNGAFHVKEGSFSEESQYFSYSSMFASYPDLCLSMMGAHQINNAALAVMALQVLKQYYAVVWEEQDLYKGLKQTSWIGRMEKLQDEPLTLIDGAHNQQGMEAFQDTLQRYYKDKSVTVIFAASKGKDLEQMLTCLNGLVERVIVTTFSFPRAHSIEELQELKRAKRNWSFKLIVTEEWQEYYQQYASQNKDSENNADNVLFFTGSLYFISEVRSLLLT
- a CDS encoding prepilin peptidase, which produces MLDLFVLLGGFILATLLSKVGTSLLHKKALFSLPSHCLQCKQALPSFNHISQMRQLLSPYSCPSCSFHSSPFYPTSELLITFSIYLAYLQIGVSWELILGIGLVIVLALSVLTDMRSGLILDKVTLPAIALFAFLRIFIGEHSILFYYLGAGVGFLLLLLIAVFSRGGMGGGDIKLYTAIGFVLGPWYTLMSLFIASFLAAICGMALILAKKKSRKESLIFGPFIAFGAFVSYLYGSVIWDWYRQW
- a CDS encoding SPOR domain-containing protein, which translates into the protein MEKKKNQMSFRFNEERMKSNIDHSSNKQPIPEKEFSPQYSSLPEIEWDFPSNTEDKISFGQESVDVLNHEKWDEPSTYMPSIDPPFRFSREHELENGLKLTDQPLYVNRFDESTTTHSYRTSAPLPKRYHKPKKKMPALGQSTKLIMVAGSAIVLGILLGLSVLAVFSNLSEPQGEAHNGPGQSPSISQSANGEGQQSSGSMNQNGSPSHSTPKDQSDLLINPSVTSPTGSINIGNVQLPIKSYHVVQAGAFSEKQAAEVMLQQLLADGYPGIIRGEQAPFQLLVGIADSKEEAQKIGQYYESQNYEIYVKDWNVTEPGNLSLSEGQAKQLAAFLAQGEELFQLTSKASIDRVEGATPITSQQWEKLQLSHRQFLQLGKGITDSWENGTAKNGVEQISKSIIGAINALESYRQEPHQSYLWNVQQALLEFSRGYESLVTSI
- a CDS encoding valine--tRNA ligase produces the protein MSENVKDELAMPTKYDPSTAEAKWYQYWLEGGFFKPADDPQKEPYTIVIPPPNVTGRLHLGHAWDGTLQDILIRMKRMQGFDALWLPGMDHAGIATQARVEAKLKEEGKSRYDLGREGFVEQVWDWKEEYATAIREQWYKLGLSVDYSRERFTLDEHLSQAVKEVFIKLYEKGLIYRGKYIINWDPQTKTALSDIEVEYKEVQGALYHLKYPLADGTGHIEVATTRPETMLGDTAVAVHPQDERYQNMIGKKVILPITNREIEIIADEYVDREFGSGAVKITPAHDPNDFEIGNRHQLEQILVMDEGGKMNENAAGYQGLDRFECRKQIIKDLQEQGVLFKIEEHMHSVGHSERSGAVVEPYLSTQWFVKMKPLAEKAIELQKGEGKVQFVPDRFEKTYLHWIENIRDWCISRQLWWGHRIPAWYTENGDVIVARDEAEAKKIAQEKYGTTDLTQDHDVLDTWFSSGLWPFSTMGWPEDSADYKRYYPTDALVTGYDIIYFWVARMIFTALEFTDQRPFKDVLIHGLIRDSEGRKMSKSLGNGVDPMDVIEQYGADALRFMLATGSSPGHDLRFHWEKVEQTRNFANKIWNASRFALMNLSGFTYEDIDISGELSTANRWILHRLNETVKDVTRLAEVYEFGEVGRVLYNFIWDDLCDWYIEMAKIPLYGEDAASKKETQSVLTYTLDQTLRLLHPFMPFLTEEIWQHLPHEGVSLTVAAWPKENQAFVQPEALKEMELLTSVIRAVRNIRAEVNVPLGKPIELLIKATNEDSLTYLNRSQSVISRLTNPEKLEISQDLPVPDKAMSAIVKGAEIYLPLTGLIDIDKEIERLEKEAKKLDGEVERIEKKLSNQGFVAKAPAHVVEEEKSKQQDYQEKREQVRARILELKQ
- a CDS encoding GNAT family N-acetyltransferase, whose translation is MGAIEKIFANLPALETDRLLLRHMTRKDVHDMFEYTSDPEISLYTTWHAHQSINDTMRFIEHNLSLQEKQQVHEWAIVEKKSRKMIGTCGYVWWKPQHHIAEIAYAIARPLWGKGFMSEAVQAVLKFGFEQMELNRIEARCMLGNVGSERVMQKAGMTFEGILREQMYAKEQFHDLKLYAILKRDWLSPSTLYEDKEGLT